In one Drosophila albomicans strain 15112-1751.03 chromosome X, ASM965048v2, whole genome shotgun sequence genomic region, the following are encoded:
- the LOC117577575 gene encoding uncharacterized protein LOC117577575, translating into MVLQQIKMLLLGIITLCRRALCCFSRRRKLSHAGNDQLQAVMVGNDFATNSSSPNNNSSGISATTNANGGRERDWNSWDDSPRTVEEHIEQYRQRMAQPPTPPKEEPEPDFFSELTPDIKPQLKYYLGDAASATTTTSPSDFSRLKADDMVPISANADLEDWVDDNAGGWEELDTSQTKHIIREKRREMRHQRHQAHGQGTAAAKTPQPSIGAQRISDVQRMA; encoded by the exons CCTCTGCTGTTTCTCACGTCGCCGCAAGCTCAGCCACGCCGGCAACGATCAGCTGCAAGCGGTGATGGTTGGCAACGACTTTGCCACCAACTCCTCCtcccccaacaacaacagcagcggaaTCAGTGCCACGACAAACGCAAATGGAGGGCGGGAGCGCGACTGGAACTCATGGGATGACAGTCCGCGCACCGTCGAAGAACACATTGAACAGTATCGCCAACGCATGGCGCAACCGCCAACGCCGCCTAAAGAGGAGCCAGAGCCAGATTTCTTTAGC GAGCTGACGCCGGACATTAAGCCACAGCTAAAGTATTATCTGGGCGATGCAGCATCGGCGACGACTACGACGTCGCCATCAGACTTCTCAAGACTGAAGGCAGACGACATGGTGCCCATAAGTGCGAAT GCTGATCTTGAAGATTGGGTGGATGACAATGCGGGCGGCTGGGAGGAGCTGGACACTTCGCAGACCAAGCACATTATACGTGAAAAGCGTCGTGAGATGCGCCACCAGCGACATCAGGCACATGGACAGGGAACAGCGGCAGCCAAGACGCCGCAGCCAAGCATTGGGGCGCAACGGATCAGCGATGTGCAGAGAATGGCGTAG
- the LOC117577574 gene encoding myelin transcription factor 1-like protein encodes MLLLLLLIGAVVGYDGSVNYWQAFAPGKLLQRLDALTLDDDASALTSTPPSSSSPLVVAAQPKLDEAAADDDDDVEVEGEDEEATELDDNVDDDIEAHDVDSTEGLSGEDYERNYEQFVRQYFDRVEQDDDNDDDGDGDEDHVEEHEATLDDSIETQAEASNVQRQQKPKEKCRRVRRQDQLCTICREPRNNEVSETCSYSHEAQPEQYAYGSGSQYKRYRDKQPVEKRHTTIVQPADTGSSSSLCVRRLLGKSICYECKDSGGKRMNRCYDAASSKKRTSSKPRGRQSEQEQRIYKRTISYSYSQDEQHPDPDPIRSSITPPIPVVTASPSPSPASVGRRLTKLLRRRTPILPRIAEQ; translated from the coding sequence atgctgctgctgctgctgctgatcggTGCCGTTGTCGGCTACGATGGCAGTGTCAACTACTGGCAGGCCTTTGCTCCCGGCAAGCTGCTCCAGCGCCTGGACGCACTCACGCTCGACGATGACGCCTCCGCCTTGACGTCCACGCCACCATCATCAAGCTCCCCACTTGTGGTCGCTGCGCAGCCCAAGCTGGATGAGGCAGCagccgatgatgatgatgatgtggagGTGGAGGGTGAGGATGAGGAGGCAACTGAGCTTGATGACAATGTGGATGATGACATAGAAGCGCACGATGTCGACAGCACAGAGGGATTGTCTGGCGAGGATTACGAACGCAACTACGAGCAATTTGTGCGTCAATACTTTGATCGCGTCGAGCAGgacgatgataatgatgatgacggcgacggcgacgaggATCATGTTGAGGAGCACGAAGCGACGCTGGATGACAGCATCGAAACTCAAGCGGAGGCCAGCAATGTGCAGCGACAGCAGAAGCCCAAGGAGAAGTGCCGGCGTGTGCGGCGCCAGGATCAATTGTGCACCATTTGCCGCGAGCCGCGCAACAATGAAGTCTCGGAGACGTGCAGCTACTCGCACGAGGCGCAACCGGAGCAGTATGCCTATGGCAGTGGCAGCCAGTATAAACGATATCGCGACAAGCAGCCCGTGGAGAAGCGTCACACGACGATTGTCCAGCCAGCAGAcaccggcagcagcagcagtctcTGTGTGCGTCGTCTGCTGGGCAAGAGCATCTGCTACGAGTGCAAGGACAGCGGTGGCAAGCGCATGAATCGCTGCTACGATGCGGCCAGCAGCAAGAAGCGCACCAGCAGCAAGCCGCGTGGTCGCCAATCGGAGCAGGAGCAGCGCATCTACAAGCGCACCatcagctacagctacagccaGGACGAACAGCATCCCGATCCCGATCCCATCCGCTCGAGCATAACTCCGCCGATCCCCGTTGTCACTGCGTCACCGTCGCCATCGCCAGCATCAGTTGGACGCAGACTCACCAAGCTGCTGCGACGACGCACTCCAATCCTTCCGCGAATCGCTGAGCAGTGA